Part of the Carassius carassius chromosome 20, fCarCar2.1, whole genome shotgun sequence genome, GACCTCCATCTTCTCTAATTTCTATATCAAGTACTACACCATGGGGGGCACTGCTGTGGCATCATGTGTGGCGCTCTGTCCTGCCGTGGGTCTGATGGGGCGGCGTGGGGGACTCCTCGTGTTTATGATCATCACAGCCCTGGCCTCTCTCCTTCAGCTCGGCCTGCTAAACCGTGAGAGGACACACGAATCACAAACACCCAATCGGACAGAATCACTGTCACATCGTTTAATGTTTAAAGTGCTTTAACACATCTGAGTTTATGCCGGAGGAGCCGGCATGAGGCATGAAGCAGATTGTGTACAACAGGTTTCCCAGCAGAGTTTTGATAATGTTGATATTTTAAGAGGCTTTAGAATTGTGTCTCTggagtaaagtaaagtaaagtaaagtaaagtaaagatcatgttccatgaagatattgtgtaaatttccttctgtaaatatatcaaaacttaatttttgattagtaatatgcattgctaagaacttcatatGGACAATTTTAAAGATGCATGTAAACACTATGAATGTATCACGACCTCAAAGGCTGATCATTGAAGTTTGCATGCGGTGCACATAACTACAGCACTTCACCATCCTGAGAGGACACGTGACAGCATGGGGATGTAGTATGTCTGTAGTGAGTAACATACTACACTCATGCATTCTCTATATAGAACAAACCTTTTTAACGCTCACTAAGTAACTAAAGTACCTACTGTATTCTGACAGGATGTGATTTTGGACACAAAAGAATCTGACTGGTTTACTTTTGTCCTGAGACGTGAAGGATTTTTTGCTCCAGAATTGCTTCCCTGAAAAATTGCTCTCCAATAATAAAATTCTGTTAAACCTGTTGTTAACCCACCAGACTTATGGTTAATAAATGACAGAAAAGCATATTAATGAAAGGGCTTCACTGGATTTCATCCCTGATAATATGAAGAATAACgagttttatatttgtttttttaaacacgcaTGCATGTATTTCATTACTAGCCTTGAGCTGCAAACTACTTTAGTTTctcatttgttgtttgtttttttccctcgATGTGATGCGTCCATGATGAATGAAGTGGTGGGGAAGTACAGTGCTCACCTGAATATAGGTAAAGTATAAACACTATGCTATGTATGCAATTTTCTCTTTATTGCTGTGTATAATAAGTAATATGAcacaataataatgtgtaaaacacTGTGGTGCTCTCAAAAACTtgctctttatgtgtgtgtgttgttgtctttttGCATACATGATCTCAACCAATGCGATGAGTTTTGGTATATACTATACGTACTCTGACCGAAGGCAGACTGGGCTGTTTAAGAAACCAGTTGTTATGTTTGCACAACGCTACTGGTTTAGAATTTACACACTAAACTGAAACACTTTGGACCAGATGTACTGAGGCTTTTAGTGACAGCAATCAGCAgtattacaaataatatttttgtatttatagcGTTTATATTGTATATAACGTCCAACAGCAGTGCACAAGCTAGCGGTGCCATCTAGTGACTGTGCAGAACACCCTTAGCGTCTTAGCCAGGGTCCACTCCGCATACATGTGAATAAAAATCTGTGTTTGTGAGTATATGAAAAGGTGATACTCATGAGTTCGGCAATAACTGGCCATATGTTTCAGATCGAATCGTGGCACTTTGTTCATTTACACACGAGCGGCTGGTAACCCACTACTGTCCTGGAGTGGATCAGTTTGCTTCAGCTTCACACAAACTCTATAATGTGTGCAAATGCTGTGAGTTTTAATCACGTACTGTATGACATGGACCAGCTTCCCAAATTTGAGAATAGTTTATAAATCTGTTGTCAACAAAAGAAAAGCTATAAGATCTCAATATAAACTATAGAACCTTTACAAATTAAGACATTAATTAGCGTTGTTATCATTGTTACTActtaatactttattttacagtacaatagtATTATtcaggtagcactttattttacagtcctgttcctcatgtacaggtaattacaataactaggtactaacccttaacctataaacctaaccctaccctatgtttataatttaataaaaatattgaaattattaCTGTTGTCGTTGCTGTTGTTGTCATTATTAACCCAAAACAAATTAAGCaatgaagaaaaatacatttaaatttaaaagcaaaTTGAATTTGATGGTGGGAAAAAAAAGCCTTCAGCCCTTTCTGTCAGGTTTCAAAGTACTTAATTTGAAAGTTACATTTAATTTTGTGGGCTTTTGCCAATTCGTGTGGGCTTGTGTAATGgacacagaaaataatttaaaataaaaacattaaacaattaaaatttcaAAAAACATCATTACATGAACATTTGgtggaaacatttttttatgagCTATACACCAGTTTTATATTGTGCTGCTTATGTGATGTTTCTTTTTGAGAGAGAAAATTAGTAAATGACTCACCATGTTGTTTTTTCACTTCCCACAGACAACTCTGTAACGCTGAACTCCAACTTTTCAATGGCTTTCTCCATCATTGGCATGTTCTCCTCCCACGCTGTCAGCAACCTAAGCATCTTTTTTTGTGCTGAAATCACCCCAACTGTGAttaggtgagctaaataattgttGCTTTTTGTGGATATTTTATTCCAATTATTGATTGATGATAAAATGTGCCTAAAAAACCCTTGATTCTTAAAGTGCCCTTATTATGGGTTATGAaaagttcatattttggtttcGGGAGTCCCCAACAAAAGGTTGActtgcatgcaaggtcaaaaaacactttcattgtcttgtAATATGCacttatttttaccttacttgctcaacCATTCCtaaacgattaatttttccaaaaaTCCATCTTTTGCGTGACGCTAATCTAAGATGATTGGTCCGATTGGTCGATTTCATTTCCATTTCTTAATAAAAGCAGCATTTGTGAGTGCagtactgctttgtttacagccatTACCAGTGGTGTATTGAAATGAAGTTACAATGagtacttgagtttttatatttcagccaacttttaatttaacttttacttGCTTCACagagtgattcactcattaacacaatcaaatgttttgtttctgAAGTAGTATTCTAAATGGTGACTTCAATTTCTACCAAAGTCATGGtaggtaagatatctgtactatTACTTGAGTAtggctttcaggtactttatacaccactggcCGTTAACGGGGACACAGCTATTTTACTGCTGCAAAAGCTCCATGCTacaaatgaatttgcattttcattcagaccatcATGAAAATCAAGTTTTCCCAGGTCTACACACGCAACAAGTGGGCAGGCAAcatgttaatattttatgttgAATGTCAACATAAACGGCTTGGGATTCATTAAAAACAACTTGTTTTAAGTTTAAGATTCTgtgtcgactctttcttttgcgagacacggtgcactttcagatttaaaactttgcaggatgttttacacactgtgttacacactgcatgaaaagtAATTTTCAagaatccataataggggcatttTAAGGCTAgtgttttgatcaatgtaatttCCTTGTTTGTCTTGTGTGTTGTGTAGGGGTGGGGGTCTAGGCCTCGTCCTGGCCAGTGCTGGTTTTGGCATGCTGACGGCACCCATCATGGAGCTACATAACCAGAAAGGATATTTTCTGCATCACATCATTTTCGCCTGCTGCACTCTTATTTGCATCATTTGCATCTTGCTGCTTCCTGAGACTCGCAATCGGCCGCTTCCAGAAACGTTAGCAGATGGTGAATGCTACACCCGCCAACCGTTACTGCCGCCTCGCAAGCCCGGCGAGCAACTTCTTCTGCTGACCAAGTCCGAGAGCCGTGAGTATGCAAGGGTAGGCGATACACCTCTCCACGAAGCAGCTGCCACTGCTATTTCTACTATGGACTCTACTGCCTCATCCGCCGTCGATCTTCAGATTCTCATGGATGCCCCCATCCAGCAAGTGACCAGCCAGACACAGATATTCAGTATGAAGTCACTGACTTCTACCCAAGAGCCAGATGAAATCCAGCAAGAGTATCCCAGATCTGCATCCATGCCGGGAACCTCTGCCTCATCCATAGAGCATCCTCTCCTTGCCTCTATCCCAAACACTTCAACGCCAATCGCTATTAATTACATTCAGACACCTAAACAAGAATCTCCCGCTGTTCGGCCTTCTTCAACTGTGGAAACTCCTTCGATCACCGATCCTACACTGGAGTCCCCTACTTCTTCCGATCTCCAAACTCCTTCACTTTTAGACATAGGTACACCTGCTGCTGCTGAATTCCCCTTAACTTTTGCTAATGATATGGCCTCTTTAGGTCCCACCCAAACCTTTCCTCTCTGCACATCCACTGGACAGTCACCCACTCCACCTTTAAACAACAACACTCCCTCTTCCTCAGTAGACTCTCCCATTCACCTAGTCGCTGAAATTCTGCCCTTTTCCCCAACAGAACTGTCTTTACCACCAATACCAGACCAGTCTGGTCAAGTCCATGCCATCCCAGCTCAATCCTTTTCTTCGCCCATAGATCCCGGCACTCCATTGTTACATTTAGTCGCCCAACCTGCTATTAACTCCATAGAATCTGGCCCCACTTCACCATCCATATTGGAGCCAACCTTAAATAATGGTACTACTCTTCTTGCCAGTGTGGATTCAGCTGCACCTTATGCCACAACCACTGAGTCTGTTACAGAATCCAGCCAACCACTTATGACGAACTTGACTGTTTCCTCACCTATTGACTCAGGTACACCTTCAGACGTTGACTTGCCCATCACAGAAACAAACACTGCCAATGGGGAGACGTCTTCATGATGGACTCGTTTGCTCTATAAGACTTGGTGGGCAGCCTTATTATCAAGAAGAGATTCTTGTTATGGGGGCTCATGCCAGTCATTGTTTGAAGTatttttaattttccagcagcCATGACCCTAGAATGGCAATGCAAGGAGAAGGTATGAAAGGAtttgactgaaagggaacaaccATAAGGGTTGATGCTCAAAGGGTTTTTACTCTGCACTGGTTTCAATGACTTAAACAGctttcttaggggccgttcacacagagagcgtttttctatgtaaatatggtTGACGGATGTGATGACGCGTCTCGCACATGATTTTTGCGGTCATTATGGTAGGACAATTATTAGGCAGGAAGcaatgaaaatataaacaaaatgctGTTGGCTAATTTAAAAAGGAGGCTGGGCGGGGCGGGGCTGCTTGATATGTCCCtccctctcttcctgtttcagttgaaattacaTCTCCACATAGAATAAAGTTGCGTGTTTCAAGGAACTTCAGGTGAACTTGCACGCAGTGCTGCTCGTCAATGTCAGGTCCAAAACAGTGGACCACTCAGACGACCCCAGAGGCAGGGCAAGAGTTGACAGTATCAAGTTGGCATGGCAGTTTTTTAATTTGATGTAAGTTTTTAGATGTAAAGacacattctgtgtgaacggccccttactgtGGTGCCAGTAACTGCTTTTTGGGCAGCTAGATCCAAATTTCCATGTGTTATCATTGAGCTTGTGTTATTACGAACACTAAGACCAGTAGTGACAAGTTCCCACTCTGGAATTTCATATAGTCTAGTAATTACTAATATCTGCTTGTTTGATGGTAATGAACAACAGGTAGGATCACATTAGTCAAATGTGATTAATTCTGAGTCATTTTCTCTCAATCATTTGATTGTAATTAAGTCTACTAAATTTAGCGATATTCAGGTGGGAATACGGCATCTGTTAAGTCCAGTATCAAAGGGAATTTCTCAAAAGCCCAAACACTGTATATTTAACACTGGGAATGTTTGCCAATGTGTTTTGAAGTGGAAGGCAAATACCTCTATGAATTAGGTGTCGAAGAAACACCAGTTTCTGTGTTCAAAAGAATAAGTGCAGACAGATATGCATATTTCCAAACCCGATGTAAAATAGTCACTACACAGAGGCTGCTCAAAATGGTATTTGTATGGTATGTTTTATTAAGCGAATGTGTTTTTTTAAGCTAATCACTAAAttatggtggggggggggggggtaattttgAGGAATACAGATGATGTACTTCATGGCTGTGTGTCTTAACCACAATACACTCAATCAAGTGTATGCAACAGATGTATTGTGAATGTGAAAACTTTTGTAATTTATGCTATTGTGGTACTGATGTACAGTGGTACTGACtgcttaaaaaaagattttaggtTACTATGTCTGTATCAATGAGTGTATGCCCATTGGTATTTTGTTACCATGTCTGTGGCACTTTATtgttcacagtaaaaaaaaaaaaaaaaaaaaaaaaaaagcatgtgaacatgaaaaaaatgaaGCTTTCAATGAATGACTTTGAAGTAATGAGAACAAATAATAATTGAAGGAATGACTACAATTGTCATCTTTCATTTGTGGTACATGTATACCCTCagcaataatatatttaaaatgtgcgACACATGCCATGAGTttaaaacatttcagattttttacattgttaaaaatcagtcgaaaatactaatatttaatacaaattaattacCCTAAAATATGGTATCAGGTGGGTGTTCTTTATTCATAAGTTTGGCTAAAACAATAAATTTCGGACATGTACTTGGCACCAGACGTAACATTACTTTGGATAAAATGAAAAGAATGTTTTTCGATGATTGTGGCATATTCTTAATCATTCCAGCTAATATTCAGTTTCTTTTTACTTTCAATAAATAGTATTATTGCCCTGAAGTATGTAAAATTTGTAGAAAggtttttgattatttttgtcatttttcgaGTTATGCCAAAGACGGGGCATTTTCTTCTCAAATATACCACGGCTTTCATCTGCTGTATCTGGTGACCTGTTTTAGCTTTTGCTACTATTGTTACATTTGATATTTATACATTATGAGTGATGATGAGTATTTCATTGTCAAGCATGTTACAACAAAACaacaatctgaaaagaaagatcACACTTTTACATTTGCAGTCACAATGTGACTTGTTAGCATGATTTGGCTTTGAGATTTGTCCAAACTGTATAAAGGAATACAAATACAAATCCCAAAAGGGATTCAGCATTTAATGAAACTGATTTCCTAGCCAAGATTTTGGAGAAAGATAAGGCCAGAACAATATTTAACACAAGTGTGCAAAAACTGACATGAATCTCCAGCAAGTGCATGCTTAACATGAGCCCTTTTATTGTTACtcttaataatcaatatttctgaAAGCATTAGTTTCACCTTCAGTGATTGTGCCATTGAACCACATGAGTT contains:
- the slc22a23 gene encoding solute carrier family 22 member 23 — encoded protein: MCETVMAVSQLDIEPHPPENGFVTPETNKSPDLLSQIDGGVLPSVGGFGRFQKQLIVLTWIPAIFIGFSQFSDYFLLAVPDTCAQVQRNSSDPSPGVTPAIFNFTVNNASSSTNASSQCICTQSGCELQIGLEQNVVTKWNLVGDSAWVVHIAKFSLLVGSIFGYLVLGVLADCIGRHPVLILSVIFMLIFGMTVAFSVNVPMFSTLRFFEGFCLAGITLSLYALRIELCLPGCRFSMTMVANFVALAGQLLMPGLAVLCRDWQILQAVVIAPLLLMLSYIWIFPESLRWLLATQQYSRSKWIMERVAKKNNISLEEDAEELMTELNQALPKQPKKTCIVKMVGTRNLWKNIVVLCINSLTGYGIHHCFARSLTEDQQTSIFSNFYIKYYTMGGTAVASCVALCPAVGLMGRRGGLLVFMIITALASLLQLGLLNLVGKYSAHLNIDNSVTLNSNFSMAFSIIGMFSSHAVSNLSIFFCAEITPTVIRGGGLGLVLASAGFGMLTAPIMELHNQKGYFLHHIIFACCTLICIICILLLPETRNRPLPETLADGECYTRQPLLPPRKPGEQLLLLTKSESREYARVGDTPLHEAAATAISTMDSTASSAVDLQILMDAPIQQVTSQTQIFSMKSLTSTQEPDEIQQEYPRSASMPGTSASSIEHPLLASIPNTSTPIAINYIQTPKQESPAVRPSSTVETPSITDPTLESPTSSDLQTPSLLDIGTPAAAEFPLTFANDMASLGPTQTFPLCTSTGQSPTPPLNNNTPSSSVDSPIHLVAEILPFSPTELSLPPIPDQSGQVHAIPAQSFSSPIDPGTPLLHLVAQPAINSIESGPTSPSILEPTLNNGTTLLASVDSAAPYATTTESVTESSQPLMTNLTVSSPIDSGTPSDVDLPITETNTANGETSS